GCGCGAGAGCACCTTGTGGTAGACGCCCTCGGCGATGACGAGCGCGTCCGCTTGGAGACGGATCTGGCACGCGCCCATGGTCAGCGCAGCCCCCCGCATGCGCCGGGTCCCGCCATGCGCACCCTCCCGCCGCGGTGGAGGTCCACCAGGACGGCGTCGCTCAGCAAGACGGTCTCGGAACCGCCCGCGAGCCTGCGCAGGGCGAGGCCCGCCCGCTCGCGGGCGACGGAGGCGTAGGGGACGCCGTCGGCGACGACGACCGCGCCGATGGGAAGGCGGAACTGCTGGTCGAGCCTGTTCAAGGTGCACTCCTGAGGTTCGCGGGGCGGCGGATCATGGCGTGGTCGTCGAAGGGTCGGCCGGGGTCGGCCAGCTCGGCCTCGCCGCGCGCGACCAGGGCCACGACGGCCCGGAAGGCGCGGGCCTGGAGCCCCGACGCCGCCCGGAGTTCCCGGACGAGACCCCGGCCGCCGAAGCGGTCGAGGACCACGCGCATGGTGTGCTGCTCCGCCTCGTCGACCATGAAGGTGCGCTCGCTCGCGACGAGCGCGGCGTTCGCGACGCGGAGCGCGTCGATCTCGACCTCGGTCCAGAGCTCGAAGCCGTCGTAGCCGGCGGCCCTGGCGCCGGCCTCGATGCGGTGCCGGATCCCGTCCCAGCCCAGCCTGATCACCCTCTTCCGCGGCTTGACCTCGACGGCGAGGCGCCGCCCGTCGTCGATCTCGACGCCGAAGTCGGCCGTGTAGCTGCGCCACCGGACGCCGTCGTGCCAACGGAAGGGTGCGGGCTCCTCCTGGTAGCGCAGGACGGCATCGTCCTGCTCCAGGATCAGGATGAAGTCCCGCGCGAGGAGGCCCTCGTAGGCCACCATGCGGTAGCCCATCCCCGCCTTGCCGGATGGGACCTCGCCCGTGATGCAGTCCCGTCGGCCGGTGACGATCGGGCGCGACGGGCTCGGCTTGCCGACATGGCGGCTTCGCAGGGTCGCCGGCATCAGGACCTCCGCCGGGCGTCAGGGCCGTCAGGTCCCTCGGCCGCGTCGGCGCCACCCGATTCCTCGCCGGTCGGGATCGCGGGGGTGGCCCCGGGCGACAGCCGGATCGGATAGCGCGCGACCCCCTCCTGCCAGCGGTCCAGCGGGGTCGACCGGTCCGGTCCGGAGCGGCGGACGTCGAGATCGGCGAGCCAGGCGTGCGCGGCCGCCATCAAGCCTCCTGCGTCCTCGACCACCTCCCCCCGGGCCGTCAGCCAGCGCTGCAGACCCGCCACCCGGCAGGGAGCGCCCGGATCGTCGACCGCGGCGAAGTGCAGCCGGATGCCGAGCGCCGCCGCGGAATGCCGGAACGTGGCGCCGAGGAAGGCGGGATCCCGGTCCAGCACGATCACCTCCGGCAGCCCCATGCACAGGCGGGCGGCGCCGAGCGGCTCCGGGGCCGCCGTCGCGGTTTGCGCCCCGAACAGGCCGAGCAGGTCCTCCCCGTCCGGCGGCGCGGTGCCGAGCGCCGCCGCCACGATCACGCCGCTGTAGCTGTCGCGTGCGGTGACCAGGTGAACGCGGTCGGCGCCGAGTTCCGGGACGGCGACCCGCAGGGCTTCCCGGGCGACGACGACCTCGGCGAGAGGACGCCCGCACGAGAGGTGCCGGAACCGGTACGCCTGCTGCAGGGGACGCAGACGGTCGCCCACCATCCGCACGAGGGTGCGGAAAGCGGGAACGTCAGCGGCCGCGCCTCCCCGCGCATGCGACGCTTCCAGGCACCTCGCCTGTGCGAGGCGGGCCATGGCCGTCAGAGTGACGCCCCGGCGCGGGTCGGCCTCGGCCACGACCTGGTCGACAAGCTCGCCGATCCACGGGGCCCAGTGGGTCTGCTGCCGGGGCGACCGCGCCATCCGCCGGTGGGCGAGGCCGGCCGGGTTGCCGTCGGCCTCCCGGAGCCGCGCTTCCCATGCCCTGACCTGGCGCGGCGTGGGCGGATCGACGTCGTCGCTCAGCTCGCAGACGGCGCGGATCGCGACCCGCAGGTGGCGGTCGCCCCGCCGTCCTGGCGGGAGGTCCTCGACCGCCCGCACGTAACGGTGGCGGCGCAGCGCGGCGGCGCGCTCGCGCTCCGTCATCTCGTTGAGGGCCTGGATCTCGGCCCGGAGCCGGTCGGTGTCGGCGGTCGTCGCGGGAAAGAGTTCTAGCTGCTTCATGATCGCGCGGGTCCTCGAAAGGCGGACGGAGCCAGCCTTGGTGGTGGGATGGGCGGTGACCCCGGCCCGGAGGCCGGGGCTTCGGCGGCGGCTCAGAACTCGGTGGGCTCGCTGGCCTCGGTCTCCGGCTCGAACGTCCCCCGCGGGACGCCGAGCAGCGCGGCGACGTCCCCGTCCCAGGCATCGAAGGCCCGGTCGATCAGGGGGGCGAGGGGCGGCTGGAAGTCGGCCGTGAGGGTCTCGACGCGGTACGGCTCGTTCATGGTGCTCTCCTCGGATGGGGTCGCGCGGGGCCGGTCCGGATCCGTCGCGGGGACGGTCCGGGCGCGGCCGGCTTGGGCCGGCGGATCCCGAGGAGGCGGAGCGCAGCCCGCTTGCTTTCGCAGGCGAGAGCTGGCATACGTCATCGGTCTCGAATGTCGGCCTTGTCCCGGTGGTTGGCCGGTTTGGTATGCGGCGGTCGTGATCACGAGGTCCGGCGGTGACGTGGTCGAGAGGGCTCAAGCTCTCGTCCGGCGTGCCGGACCTTACCCGCTACAGCCTTTCGGCTGCGTAGCGGGCAAGCTCAAAGCGTGCGGCCCGGATCGGGCCGTGCGCTTTTATTTTTCCTCGGCGATCACTGCCTGGCCCGGAGGGTCGCGGGAGCGCGCGCGGAGGGCTGCGCGATATCGGTTGCGCATCGAAATTCTCCTCGATAATTGATGAGTTGTTGGATCTAGACTGATCTTATGACGCTCAGGCCTTCGTTGGATCTTTCAGATACCAATGTTGTGCCTTCCGATCATGGTAAACGAGGTTTTTATTCTTAAGACGGGTCTTATTTTTCTCCGAGGCATCGAGCGTGTAGCCGGCGTCCCGGACCGCGTCGTTGACTTCAGTCCCCGACAACCCCTTGGCGCCAGCCTTCGCGAGAGCGTCGGCGATGACCTGGGCGACCAGGCCGGAGACTTTCGGCGCCGGCATCCGTTCGGCCTCGTCCGGTACCGGCTCGTCGTCCGGCGCCGGCCGGGCCTCCGCTTTCGTCTCGGCCTGGTCGGCCGCCTGGGCCGGTTCCGGGGCGTATGCCGCCCCTTGCTGCAGGGTCGCGATCATCTGGTCGAGGCGGGCCGCCTTGGCGGTCTCCGCCGCGATGGCGCTCACGTGTTCCAACATGAGCTCCTGAAGCTGCCGCGTCCTGTCCGCGGCGGCTTGCCGGGCCCGGTCGCGCTCCTGGCACATCTGGGTGATCACATCCATTCGGCACCCCCGACCAGGTCCAGGTCCGCATCCAGGTCCGGAGGAGCTCCGCGACCTGATGATCGGACCATAGACCGGGTGCCCGCCCAGCCGCAAGTTCTTTCGCCCAGGTCCACCGGACGTGGTAAACGGAAGCTGACCCGGTCGACCCGGTTGAGTGGCTGAATAAAACCGGGTCGCGCCCCCGGCCAACCTTGTCCGTCCCGTCCCCGGGTCATCCTCCGGCCGAGTGTCGCTTGTCTCCAACGGCGGGCGGCCGTCGACGTACCCTAGGACACCCGCAAACGCGACGTCCGCGTTCGTGGATCTTCAAATCGACGAAGCATTCATTCGAGCACAGGCCGCCGTAACAAATGTCGGTCTCCGTATTCTGATCAGCATCGGCGCCGAGACGAAGGCGTATGCCGCATTTCATCGAGCTGGCCCCCGCGGGTCGGCGGGTAGCGCGACCCTCGCATTGGCCGAGCGGCATTGCCGTCGACAGGGCCCCCGATCCGGCCGGCGACCCGGCCGTCCCGGACCTGGTCGTCACGGGCCTGGCCGACCGGTGGGTTGGGCCGGGGCGCGGATCAGGCACCGACCGGCCGGCCCGTCGTGCCACTCGAAGCCGATCTCGACCAGGCCGGACGCCAGCACGAGGTCGCGGACCGGGTCGAACCTCACGGCGCTTCCCTCCTCGTCGGCGGTGCGGACAAGCTCCTCCAGCAACCCGGCATCCTGCGTCCGAACCGCCTCAGGAGCGACCTGGAGCTCGCCGGTCCCGTTGACATGCATGGGGAGGAGTGATGCGCCGTCCAGCCGCGAGAGGCGACGCATCGCGCGATGTGCGGGCGTGTTGAGCTCGTCGGGGATGGACGCATCGAGGAGCGCATCGGCGTCTTCGGGCGCGAGCGTCGTCGGCGCGCCGTCCGACGAGACGACCGCGGATGATTGCTCGAACCGCCCGGCGGCGACGTCGAAGCGGACCGCCAGGAGCAGCCTGACGCCGGCGCGGGACAGGGCGAGGTCCAGCCGGCCTCCGTGTCTCTCGCCCCGGGCATAGCGGGCGTCCCCGATCTCCAGGCCGGCATGCCGGCGCAGCAGTCGTACTGCGGCCGGCGCGAGCGCCTCGTCGATCAGGTCGCGGGAGAGCGCGCCGGCGAGGCTCCGGCGCCATTGCGGACCGCCCCAGTCCGATGTCCGTGTGCCGCGCGCGGGCGGCGCGAGGAGCGCGGCGGCCGTCCAGCGCAGCGCGGGGACGTCGGCCGCGGCCGCGGGGCCGCGGTGAACCAGGTCGGCCAGGTCGCCGATCAAGGATGGAAGGCCCGGCGACAGCGCCGCCTTGAGCCGGCGCTGGACCAGTGCGGCGGCGTCGGCGAGGGCCGACGAACCGGGTCCGGATGCGGGGCGGCCCGTTCGTGTGGCGCCCGGCGCGAGGCCTTCGAGATCGGCGAGGGCCTGTAGGATGAGCGGCAGCATCCGCAGGTACTCGAAGGCCCGCCCGAGGTGCGCCCGCGTGCCGTCGGCATCCTCGGGGACCCAACGGGCGATCCGTTCCAGGGCGGCCAGCACCTCGGCGTGGGCCCTCAGGGCGAAATCCTTCGGGATCGCGTCGAGCACGGCGCGGTCGGCCGGATGGCGCGACCGGGCTAGGGGGGCGACGATGCCGTCCATCCAGGCCTGCCTGACGTGTTTGCGGATGGCGCTCTGCAGCCCGGGGATCTTGGAGACCTGGAGACCGCCCCCGGAAAGCGCCGCATGCAGGGTGCCCATGGCCGTGTCGACGATGGGCCGCGTGTCGGGATGGGCAAGGGCGGAGATGGCCTGCCGCGCCCGCGCGAGTTCGTGCACGTCCGCCCGCATCGGGCGGACGTCGGCGGGGGAAAGCGGGAAGTCGGGGTCGGGATGCATGGCCGGACGGTGCCCCAGGCGCGCGGGCGTCCGGTCGAGGCGCACGGCACGGCCTCGCACCGGGATTGTGCGCGGAGGCCGGGCCGGGTCGGTCCTGTCCTTGGACGGCGCCCGGGAATCGGGCGCACAGCCCATTGTGCGAGGCGCGCGGCAAGGCACAAACGCCCTCCCCGACCCTGCCGGGACGTGCCGCCGCGCCGCCGTCGGCCGCGACGTTCCCGACGGCAAGCCCGGTGAAGTTCCGCTCGCGCGTTCCGCCATGTCCCGCCTCGACATCCAGGGGTTCTCGGGGACCGGGCCGCCTCAGGCGGCCCGGCGCGAATGCACGGGGCGCCGGACCGCGGCGCGCCGCTTCGGCATCCGTCGCACGACGGCGCTCGCGGTGGGCGTCACCGGTCCGGGCGCGGGCGCCGCCGGCCGGTCCGTTGTGCCGGCGACGCCGCGCGGCCCGGGCCCGAGACGCGGCGATTCGGACCGGGGCCCCGAGCCCGATCCGGGTGCCGCGCCCCGCGCCCTCGGGAGACGGGGCCGGGACCCGAGGGCGAGGGTCATCCGCCCCGGCGGTCCCTGTCGGCGACGACGAACGCCGGCCGCGTGTCGGACAGGCGTCGCCAGGCGTCGAGGTAGGCGCCGAGATGCGGTCTGCGGGTCCGCTCCAGCTCCAGGTAATCCTGGAGGCCCGCGATCGCCCTGTCGTGGGCCGCGGCGTCGGTCCGCCCGGCGAGATACGCATGGCGGACGTAGATGCCGAAGGTCGTCATCGTGTCGGTCTCGCAATACGCCCGGACGCGCTCGATCTGTCCGGCTGCGACCATGTCGGCCACCAGCGACCCGTGCTCGCCGAGTTTGCCCGGCATGCCGACCAGCGCGGCGGCCTCCTCCAGGGTGAGCCGGCTGGCGCACCCGAACCCGGACATCTCGTCCATGACGTCGACGTGGGCGCCGCCGTACCGGTTGCCGTAGCTTGACCAGCGCGTGCCGCGCCGGAACCAGGCTTCCGCCGAGATGCCGTGGAGCATCGTGCGGTGGAGCAGCGTCGGCATGTCGAAGCCGCGGCCGTTCCAGGTGACGAGCCGGAACCTGCCGGAGGCGAAATGCCGCCAGAAGCCGCGCAGGATGCGGGCCTCGTCCCAGCCCGCCTCGCCGCCGCTCCTGCAGGCGGTGACCCGATATTCCTCCAGTCCCGTATCGCCGTCGCGCAGGATCTCCGCCTGCACGAAGCTGACGGCGACCACGGCGTGCCACGCGCATTTCGGAAACCTGTCCCTGGCCCACACCTCGGGCGGCGGCATCAGGGTTTCGTCCGGCACGGTCTCGATATCGACGACGAGGAGCGCGTCCGCATCGACGCCGGTTTCCGCCGCCGGCCGACGGTCGTGGCGGACGGCGGAGCGCGCGCCGGCCGCGGGTGCGCTCGCGTCGGACATGGAGGGGAGCCGAAGCCGGGGCGACGGGGAGCGGGTCTGGTGCATGGGGCGGTTCTCCGGGGCGGCTGTCAGACCAGGATCGTGCGGCTGGCGTCGAACCCGTTCGTCGGGTCGTCCGGGTCGTAGGGGTTGCTCACGACGCGCGTGCGCCCGAGCCGCAGGTCGCAGGCCTGCGGCACGTTCCCGTGGATCCAGACGGCCGGGGCGCCCCACCCCTCCATCACGGGGTCCAGGGCGGAGGCGTGCCAGCAGACCCGCCACGGGTCGAGCACGGGCCTCGCCAGGGCTGGCGGCAGGCAGGACCGGGACGGGGCGAAGGCGGTGACGACCGCGGCGCGGTCGCCCGGGCCGATGTCACGCAGGACCGGGTTCGGCATATGGCCATACAGGCCGGCACCGACGGCGACGGCGTTGAGCCCATCCTCGATGAACGCCCGCGAGCGTGCATGCGCGCCGGCCGCGTCGTGCGGGAAGAAGGGCACCCCGGGTGCGCTCGCCGCCTTGTCAGACACCGTCCAGCGGCTGCGGGCGTGCGCGCGGGCGGTCCGGGCGTTCTCGACGCCGTCCAGGGCGAAGTCGGTCCAGAGCGTCGCCCCCAGGATGATCAGGCCGGGCCGGAGCGGATCGCCGAGGCGAACGGCGCCGTCGTGGAGCACGGTGATGCCCAGCGCCGCCCCAAGCGGCACGGCCTCGGCGAGCGCCTCGCCCACGGGTTCGCCGTCGAGGTACTCCGCCGGTCCCGGGACGAGGACGACCGGCCGCCGACCCTGGCGGCCGCCGAGCGCGTCCGCAAGCCAGCGCACGGACCGGCACAGGCCGGGCGCGATCCCGCCCGGGACGAGCAAGGCGTCGAAGTCCGGCAGCGGGTCCGGCAGCACGTGCGGCGCCCGGTCAATCCTCAGGTCGGACAGGGTCCATAGACGGAACGGGACGGGCTTCGGCGGGGCGGACCGCGCCCCGGGGGCGGCCGGCACGGCGGACGGGCCTTCCGTCGGTGCCGGTGCATGCACCTCGGCCCGGGCCACCGGATCGGGAACGTGGAGCGTCACGGCTGTCCTCCGTCCTGCGCGGCGCGGTGTTGGTCCGCCTCGGCGATCAGCGCCCGGAGCGCGTCGCCCGAGACCAGGCGCCGCGCGATCAGCAGCTCGGCGACGGCCGCCACGGCGGTGCGGTTCGCCTCCATGACGGCCAAGGCCTCGCCGCTCAGCCGGTCGAGGTCGCGCTCGACCGCCCCGAGAAGGGTGGGGTCGAGCGACAGCGCGACCGCCACTTCGTGGGGGGCGCCGCGATACGCCAACCGGTCGCCGAGGCCGAGCGAGGCGTGGTTGCCGGCGAGCAGGGTCGTCACGCGCGCGAGGTCCGAGCGGCTATCGCCGCCCGCCCCGGCGCTCGGCTCCCCGAGGAACAGGATCTCGGCGGCCCGTCCGCACAGGAGCGCGACCGCGAGGCCCTCGATCTCCGCGCGGGTCGGGGACTGGCCGAGGCGGGTCGCCACGGAGGTCGCGCCGAGCGAATCCCGGCGCGGGACCAGGTCGACCTGGGCGACGCGGGCGCCGATCCGCTCGAACGCCACGGCGTGCCCCGCCTCGTGGTACGCGCTCCGACGTCGGTCCGCCGGGCTCCCTTGATCCGGCGGCGCGACGCGGCCGAGCAGGTCCTCCGGGCGCATCGGCCGTCCGGCGGCGCGCGCGGCGGCACGGGCCTCGGACACCCACCCGGCGACCTGGGCGCCGCTGGCGCCGAGCGCAAGCGCGCCGAGCGGCGCGAGGTCCATGTCGGGCACCTCGCCGTCGCCGAGGTGTTGCCGGAAGATGACCGCCAGGTCGGCGGCCGAGGGCGGCTTGATCTCGATCACCCGGCCCAGCCGTCCGGGCCTGATCAAGGCGGGATCGAGCCTATCGCCGTGGTTCGTCGCCGCGATGATGCACACCTCGGGGGCGCCGGGCGCGTTGAGCGCATCGAAACCGAGCAAAATGCTCGTGCACAAGGGGGTCCACCACTCGCGTGCGTGGTTGTCCATCGTGGCCCTATTAGGAATACTGTCAGCTTCATCTAGGAATAAAATACTCGGCGCCAGAGCGCACGCGTGCGTGTACGCGGCATCCCATGCGCGGAGCACGCCACCCAGATGTCCGTCGGATCCGGTGAACCAGGCGCCGACCGAGGTCGCGACCAGCGGCAGGCCCGCGGCCTTCGCGAGCGAGCGGACGAAAGATGATTTTCCTAGTCCCGGGGCGGAGCTGAGGGCGACGTGCCTGTCGAGCCGCTGGAACGCGGGCGCGCCGCCGGAGGCGCGCCAGGTCGCGATCTCGTCGATGAGGCGCGTGCCCCAGGCGTGGGCATCGCCGAAGCCGACCAGGGTCGCGAAATCGGGCGCCGACCCGACGGCGGGATCCGCGGTGGCCTTCGAGCGCGCCGCCGCGGCGAGGCGCGCGACGCAGGCCCGCGCCGTCGTCCCGCGCACCGCGGCGGCGATCTCGAAGAAGTCCAGCCCGCGCGCGATCCCGGGCGGCAGGGTCGGACGCCGCCCCGTGGCGGCCCGGACGACCCGCGCGATCACGGCGTCGGTCGCGCCCGGGAGCCGCACGTGCAGGTCCGCCGCGGCGACGAGGGCCGAAGGCAGGTAGCGCGCGGGCGATTGCGAGACGCCGAGCACCCGGTCGCCGCGGGCGAGCCGGTCCGCCACCCGGTCGTTTCCGCGGTCCGCACGGTCCTCGCTTCTCGAAGCGCCGGTGCGCGCCGCCACGTAACCCCACGCCGCCGGCGCCCGCACGCCTCGCGGACCGGCTCGACCCAGTCTGCGGCCGGAACCTGGACGACGAGGGCGAAGGCGGGGTCGGCGGCGATGCGGCGGCGCTGGGCGGGCGAGAGCGCCGCTTCGAGCGCGAAGGCCGCGAGCGTCTCGGTCGCGGGACGGCGCTCGTCGGCGGCGACGTCCCCGGTCTCCGCCTCGTTCAGGTCGTCGCGCAGGAATGTCAGGTGGGGCATGGTCGCCTTGCTCCGAGGGTGGGTCGAGGTCCGGGGCCGGGTTACGGCGGGCCCGGGTCGCGGCACGCATCCGCCGGCGACGGCCTACGACGGCACCTCGACGACGCAGGCCGGGTCGAAGGCGGGGTTCTCGCCGTCGTAGCCGAGGGGGTTGCACAGGATCCGGGTCGGACCGATCCGGTGGTCGCGGCGGGCGTGGACGTGGCCGTGAAGCCAGAGGTCCGGGCGGCCGGCGGCGATGAGGCTGCCGAGGTCGCTCGCGAAGGCCGGGTTCAGCACGCTGCCGGCGAAGCCCGGGTCGAGCGAGGCACGGGCGGGGGCGTGGTGCGTGACCACGACGTGCGGTCGCGCCCGCGTGCCCGGCGGGTCGACCTCCAGCAGCGCGCGCTCCAGGAAGGCGCGGCTGGCGGCGTGCAGGGCCGCCGCGTCCCCCGGCCGGAATGTGCGCCAGCCCGGGTTGCGGGTCGTCGCGATGCAACGGTGATCGTTGAGGCCGGCCTGCGCGGCCGCCATGGCCCGCCGGCGGTTGCCCGCGCCGTCGATGCCGTAGTCGGTCCAGAGCGTGCCGCCGGAGAAGGCGACGCCGCCGATCTCGACGGTGTCGTCGCCGAGCAGGGTTACGCCGTGCCGTTCCGCGGCCCGGCGTCCGAGCGCGCGCTCCTCGTCAACGGCCGAGCCGTAGAATTCATGGTTTCCCGGCACGACTACGACCGGCATGATCGGTCGGATGGCCTCGCCCAGCCAGAGGATGGTGTCCGCCAGACCCTGGCCGACGTCGCCCGCGACGACGGCGACGTCGGCTTCGGGGATGTGCCCGGGCGTCCACGGCGCCCCCGACAGGTCGCGATGCAAGTCGCTGAAGATCCAGATCCGCACGTGATCGACTCCGGGGTTCTCGGGAACTTCTCGCTCTTCGGGATGCGGCGGCGGTCACCGCCGAGGCGGGGGCGGCGCCCGGCCCGCCGCCTTCCGGGTCGGCCCGGACGCCCGCCGCGCACGTCCGGCGGTAGGCCGGCGAGGACGTGGGCGAGGACGGTGCGGGCCGCCGCATCGCCCCGCCAGGCGGCGACGAGCACCGTCGAGAGCGCGAGGTCCACGACGGCGGGGTCCGGTTCGGCGCGCCGCGTGAGGTCGAGCGTGACGGCGATGGCGGCCGCGGCCTCACCCCTCCGGGCCGCGGGCCAGGACCGATGATGCAGGCAGACGCCGCCGGCGAGGGCTCGGCGGACCTCCCGGATCGCGGAGGCCTCGATGTCCGGAAGCCGTGCCGTGCGCCAGAGCGCGAGCGGATGGCTTCCCGCGGGCGGCTCGCGGCGCGGGAGGGTCCGGTCGCGGGGATGGGAATCGTCGCTCGCGCGCATGCGTCCTCCGGGCTCGTGACGGGCAAGACGGACCCGCTCCCGCGCGCCGAGGCGCGCGGGCGGGGTTCGTTCGGACGGGATGGCGGTGGCTAGTGCCGGTCGAGGCGCTCGGCGCCCGTGTCGGGTTGGCCCAGGACGAAGTACCTCGACAGGGTGCGCGCCCAGCGCCGGCCATCGGAGGCGTACAGATCGCTGGTGGTGATGCGGCGGCCGTCGGGGAAGTTCGGATGCCCGTGGACCTCGCCGGTGAGCACCCTCACGGACCGGGTGGAGGCCCGCCACCGCTCAAGGCGCGGGGCGCCGTGCAGGTCCTCCCGCGTCGGCTTGACCTGGTCGCGGATCCCCTGGAGCTCGTCGGCGAGGTCGCGCAGCCGGTCGCCGGCCTCGCGCTCGTCCGGCGCCCGAGCCTGTTCGACGTCGACACCGAGGTTCGCGGCGAACGCGGCGGGGTCGACCTCGGCGGCGTGCGGGTTCGCGGCGGCGGCGCGCAGGGCGGCGAGCAGCGTGACGGAGGCCCCGAGGCTGCGGCTCGTGCGATCCCCTTCGGCGATGCGCTGTGCCTCCCCGCGGCCGAACGCCGGCACGACCGTCGGCAGGGTCCGGACACGGCCTCGACCCGGCACGAGCGCCTCGTGCCCACGCATGACGCGGCCGAACGCGTCGGCAGCGGCGGCTCCGCCGCTGCGCCCGCACCCGAGGAGCCAGGGCGGCGAGACCACGTCCAGACCGAAATCCTCCGACGGGTTCATGCCCGCGAGCGCCGACGCCGCGGCATGCTCCTCGAAGGGGGTCGGGCCCACCGGCAGCACCGGCGCGTCGATGCGCGCCCTCAGCCCGAGGTTCCCCAGGCACGCCGCCGGCAGGTCGAGGACGAGATCGTCGTCCCGCCCCACGGCCTCGGCCGCGATCTCTCCCGCCTCCCGTGCGTCGCGCGCCTCGCGCTCGCTGACGGTGAGGCCCTCCTCCGTGACCGTCCGGCCCGGCAACGGGGCCTCCTCGGGGAACCTGACGCGCAGGAGCGTGA
This window of the Methylobacterium tardum genome carries:
- a CDS encoding metallophosphoesterase, with protein sequence MRIWIFSDLHRDLSGAPWTPGHIPEADVAVVAGDVGQGLADTILWLGEAIRPIMPVVVVPGNHEFYGSAVDEERALGRRAAERHGVTLLGDDTVEIGGVAFSGGTLWTDYGIDGAGNRRRAMAAAQAGLNDHRCIATTRNPGWRTFRPGDAAALHAASRAFLERALLEVDPPGTRARPHVVVTHHAPARASLDPGFAGSVLNPAFASDLGSLIAAGRPDLWLHGHVHARRDHRIGPTRILCNPLGYDGENPAFDPACVVEVPS
- a CDS encoding 3'-5' exonuclease yields the protein MSDASAPAAGARSAVRHDRRPAAETGVDADALLVVDIETVPDETLMPPPEVWARDRFPKCAWHAVVAVSFVQAEILRDGDTGLEEYRVTACRSGGEAGWDEARILRGFWRHFASGRFRLVTWNGRGFDMPTLLHRTMLHGISAEAWFRRGTRWSSYGNRYGGAHVDVMDEMSGFGCASRLTLEEAAALVGMPGKLGEHGSLVADMVAAGQIERVRAYCETDTMTTFGIYVRHAYLAGRTDAAAHDRAIAGLQDYLELERTRRPHLGAYLDAWRRLSDTRPAFVVADRDRRGG
- a CDS encoding AAA family ATPase, with translation MLGVSQSPARYLPSALVAAADLHVRLPGATDAVIARVVRAATGRRPTLPPGIARGLDFFEIAAAVRGTTARACVARLAAAARSKATADPAVGSAPDFATLVGFGDAHAWGTRLIDEIATWRASGGAPAFQRLDRHVALSSAPGLGKSSFVRSLAKAAGLPLVATSVGAWFTGSDGHLGGVLRAWDAAYTHACALAPSILFLDEADSIPNRATMDNHAREWWTPLCTSILLGFDALNAPGAPEVCIIAATNHGDRLDPALIRPGRLGRVIEIKPPSAADLAVIFRQHLGDGEVPDMDLAPLGALALGASGAQVAGWVSEARAAARAAGRPMRPEDLLGRVAPPDQGSPADRRRSAYHEAGHAVAFERIGARVAQVDLVPRRDSLGATSVATRLGQSPTRAEIEGLAVALLCGRAAEILFLGEPSAGAGGDSRSDLARVTTLLAGNHASLGLGDRLAYRGAPHEVAVALSLDPTLLGAVERDLDRLSGEALAVMEANRTAVAAVAELLIARRLVSGDALRALIAEADQHRAAQDGGQP
- a CDS encoding TnsA endonuclease N-terminal domain-containing protein, with translation MPATLRSRHVGKPSPSRPIVTGRRDCITGEVPSGKAGMGYRMVAYEGLLARDFILILEQDDAVLRYQEEPAPFRWHDGVRWRSYTADFGVEIDDGRRLAVEVKPRKRVIRLGWDGIRHRIEAGARAAGYDGFELWTEVEIDALRVANAALVASERTFMVDEAEQHTMRVVLDRFGGRGLVRELRAASGLQARAFRAVVALVARGEAELADPGRPFDDHAMIRRPANLRSAP